From uncultured Bacteroides sp.:
GAACCATAAGTCTTCGCGCCCCGCCCATGCTTTAATAAGTGTGGATTTGCTAACTACAATCTGCATATTTTAGGCTTTACTGCCAAGTTTAATTAACGAAAAACTGATACCTGTTGTTCCTTCATGTTATGGCTGAGATTTATTTTTAGCTGTGTAAAAAAATCAATTCCGTTAAGTTCTTTGTTATTTATTTACTAATCACTTTAAGATTAAAGGATTAGTTCTATATTAATTTAAAAAAGCAGATATTTCATGATAGAACGTATCATACATTTTTCGATAAAGAATAAATTTATTATCGGATTATTTGTTGTAGCCTTGATTGGTTGGGGAACGTATTCACTTACCCGTTTGCCTGTTGATGCTATACCGGATATTACGAACAATCAGGTGCAGATTATTTCAATAGCACCATCACTGGCAGTTCAGGAGGTTGAAAGCGTAATAACCGCACCAATAGAAGTTGCAGTAGCCAACATTCCGGATATTATTGAACTTCGCTCTATTTCCCGTTTAGGTTTATCGGTTATCACCGTTGTATTCAAGGATAATGTAGATGTTTACTGGGCACGTCAGCAATTAAACGAACGACTAAAGGAAGCTGAAGAGGTAATTCCTGCAGGCCTTGCCAAAACAGAACTTGCTCCTATTTCGTCCGGGTTGGGAGAGATATTTCAATATCGTCTTGCTGTGGATAAAGGATATGAGAAGAAATATACTCCAATGGACTTACGAACCATTCAGGATTGGGTTGTACGCAGGGAAATGCTTGGCACACCCGGTGTGGCTGAGATTAATAGTTATGGAGGTTTTGTGAAGCAATATGAAATTGCTGTCAATCCTGAAAGGCTTAGATCCATGAACCTTACATTAACTGATATTTTCGGTGCTCTTGAGAAGAATAATGAGAACACAGGTAGTGCTTATATTGATAAAAAACCTACTGCATATTTTATTCGTGGTATCGGGCTTGTAAAGACTCTTGAAGATATTCAGAAGATAGTTGTGAAGAGTAATTCTTCCGGGATTCCTGTATTGATAAGAGACGTTGCTACTGTACAATATGGTAGTGCCACAAGATATGGTGCTTTTGTTGTTGATGGATCCGAAGCTGTAGGTGGTGTGGTAATGATGCTTAAGGGAGCTAATGCTCATGAGGTTATCGATAATGTTGAAACCCGTATTGCGTCAATTCAGAAATCATTACCAAAAGGTGTGAAAATAGAGCCGTTCCTGAATCGTTCAGATCTTGTAGGTCGTGCAATTGGCACTGTTTCCCGAAACCTTATTGAGGGTGCTTTAATCGTAATATTCATTCTCGTATTATTGCTGGGAAATGTCAGAGCAGGGTTAATTGTTGCTTCGGTAATTCCGCTTTCCATGTTATTTGCTATTTCTCTGATGAACTTATTTGGAGTGTCGGGTAATCTCATGAGTCTGGGAGCTATTGACTTCGGGCTAATAGTGGATGGCGCGGTTATTATTGTTGAAAGTGTGGTGCATCGCATTACTCAGGGTAAATTACATAATTCGGGTGTAAAAGTCTTTTCACAGGAGCAAATGGATGAAAGTGTTCTTGAATCAGCCAAACGAATGATGAGTTCAGCAACTTTTGGACAAGTTATTATTCTTATTGTTTACTTGCCAATTATGGCATTGGTTGGTGTTGAGGGCAAGATGTTCCGCCCGATGGCTCAGGTGGTTACTTTTGCATTGATAGGAGCTGCAATCCTTTCACTTACTTACGTTCCAATGGCTTCTGCATTATTCCTCAGTAAAAAGACGGAGCATAAGCAGAGCTTTTCAGACAAGCTAATGGATAAGATACACAAAGCTTTTAATCCGGTCATACTCTTTGCATTAAAGCGCAAATTGCTGGTTTCTGTTTCTGCTATTGTCTTATTTCTGTTAAGTCTGCTTGTATTCAGTGGTTTGGGTGGTGAATTTATTCCTCAACTCGAAGAAGGCGATTTAGCTGCCGGAGTTGTTACCTTGCAGGGAGGCTCGCTTTCAAATACAGTTGAAGTAGTAGAGAAAGCAAATAAGATTTTACTTGATAATTTCCCGGAGATAAAGCACGTTGTTTGCAAGATTGGTGCCGGTGAGATTCCTACTGATCCTACACCTATGGAAACGGGCGACTATATTATTACGTTGAAGGATAAGAGTGAATGGACATCGGCTGAAACACGTGAAGAACTGGTTGAGAAGATGCAGGAAAAGCTTATTCCTCTGGCAGGAGTTAAATTTGAGTTTCAGCAACCAATACAAATGCGTTCCAACGAATTGCTTTCGGGATCCAAACAAGATGTTGCCATTAAAATATTTGGAGACGATCTGAATACTTTAGCCGACAAAGCCGCAGATGTCGAAAAGATAATTAAAAACATAAAAGGTGTTGAAGATATTAGTGTTGAGAAAGTTACAGGACTGGCACAGGTTCAGATAAACTTTAATCGTGACCGTTTGGCGCAATACGGGCTTTCAATTGATGATGTAAACCGGGTATTACGTGCTGCATTTGCCGGTAGTCAGGCTGGAGTGGTTTATGACGAAGAAAAACGTTTTGATCTGGTTGTTCGTCTGGATAAAGATTACCGCCAGAGTCTGGATGATGTAAAGAATCTATCGGTAGCTTTGCCTAACGGTGTACAAATACCTTTTGATCAAGTGGCGGATATATCTATTCAATCTGGTCCTGCACAGGTATCAAGAGAAGATACTAAACGCCGTATTACGATTGGATTTAATGTCCGTAACAGGGATGTTCAAAGTGTAATTAAAGATGTTGCTTCAAAAATAGATAAAAAAGTAAGTCTTCCAACCGGTTATTATGTGTCTTATGGCGGACAGTTTAAAAATCTGGAAGCGGCCAAAGACAGACTTGCTATTGCTTTACCGGTAGCATTGTTATTAATCTTTGTTCTATTGTATTTTACTTTTCATTCAGTAAAACAAACCCTGCTTATATACACAGCGGTACCAATGTCGGCCATTGGTGGTGTCTTTGCATTATGGCTGCGTGGCATGAACTTCTCTATCTCTGCGGGGGTAGGTTTCATAGCTTTATTTGGTGTAGCAGTACTGAATGGTATAGTGCTTATCTCAGAATTCAACCGATTGGAAAAGAAGGGTGTCGAAGATATTACAGAAAGAGTACTTAAAGGATTGCAAACACGTTTACGTCCTGTTATAATGACGGCCGCTGCTGCTTCGTTGGGCTTTTTACCAATGGCATTGTCAACCTCTGCCGGGGCAGAAGTACAAAAACCTTTGGCCACAGTTGTTATTGGCGGACTTATCACGGCCACATTGCTTACGCTGGTTATTCTTCCGGTATTTTATATTCTGTTCTCTACTC
This genomic window contains:
- a CDS encoding CusA/CzcA family heavy metal efflux RND transporter; amino-acid sequence: MIERIIHFSIKNKFIIGLFVVALIGWGTYSLTRLPVDAIPDITNNQVQIISIAPSLAVQEVESVITAPIEVAVANIPDIIELRSISRLGLSVITVVFKDNVDVYWARQQLNERLKEAEEVIPAGLAKTELAPISSGLGEIFQYRLAVDKGYEKKYTPMDLRTIQDWVVRREMLGTPGVAEINSYGGFVKQYEIAVNPERLRSMNLTLTDIFGALEKNNENTGSAYIDKKPTAYFIRGIGLVKTLEDIQKIVVKSNSSGIPVLIRDVATVQYGSATRYGAFVVDGSEAVGGVVMMLKGANAHEVIDNVETRIASIQKSLPKGVKIEPFLNRSDLVGRAIGTVSRNLIEGALIVIFILVLLLGNVRAGLIVASVIPLSMLFAISLMNLFGVSGNLMSLGAIDFGLIVDGAVIIVESVVHRITQGKLHNSGVKVFSQEQMDESVLESAKRMMSSATFGQVIILIVYLPIMALVGVEGKMFRPMAQVVTFALIGAAILSLTYVPMASALFLSKKTEHKQSFSDKLMDKIHKAFNPVILFALKRKLLVSVSAIVLFLLSLLVFSGLGGEFIPQLEEGDLAAGVVTLQGGSLSNTVEVVEKANKILLDNFPEIKHVVCKIGAGEIPTDPTPMETGDYIITLKDKSEWTSAETREELVEKMQEKLIPLAGVKFEFQQPIQMRSNELLSGSKQDVAIKIFGDDLNTLADKAADVEKIIKNIKGVEDISVEKVTGLAQVQINFNRDRLAQYGLSIDDVNRVLRAAFAGSQAGVVYDEEKRFDLVVRLDKDYRQSLDDVKNLSVALPNGVQIPFDQVADISIQSGPAQVSREDTKRRITIGFNVRNRDVQSVIKDVASKIDKKVSLPTGYYVSYGGQFKNLEAAKDRLAIALPVALLLIFVLLYFTFHSVKQTLLIYTAVPMSAIGGVFALWLRGMNFSISAGVGFIALFGVAVLNGIVLISEFNRLEKKGVEDITERVLKGLQTRLRPVIMTAAAASLGFLPMALSTSAGAEVQKPLATVVIGGLITATLLTLVILPVFYILFSTHSFRFLFKRKSTKVLSVSLLLLIGSSAFNNAEAQQPKSISLHDAIQLALENNLSVRSSTYSVDAQKALKGASLDLGKTNIDMQYGQFNSYSKDNGYTVSQSFAFPTVYINQNKLANAKVKSSEWQLKGSQLETATQVKLVYWQLAYLHSKQSLLSYQDSLLTGFLKAAELRTKVGETNKLEMITARSQSLEVKNQLRQTIADMGIFKRKLQTLLNSEILFSPVDSVLKRLEYIPVIDSLAIAQNPSLGYVQQQVEVSQFERKLEKSRMMPDFSIGYSSQTLIGTQDVNGIPRTFGRGDRFTGVHVGVAVPLWFVANTSKNKVAKIGEKIARTNAESYTKELSGSYRSLLDEYSKYSGSVDYYEQQAIPEANLIIEQSTRSYKSGAIDYLEYVLSLGRALNIRQSYLDALNSYNQTIINIEFITGKTF